The following proteins are encoded in a genomic region of Alosa alosa isolate M-15738 ecotype Scorff River chromosome 10, AALO_Geno_1.1, whole genome shotgun sequence:
- the LOC125301785 gene encoding myb-related transcription factor, partner of profilin-like yields the protein MAQLPGRQERFGHEETETLVREVKAREHEIFGDARTPPKLPEVKQAWEEVAASVSSSSGITRTAAQCRKRYSDVRRRGKQKLAVNRKQRLETGGGPGNIEDLTPVEDLAASTLSAESIEGFGGLEVGVQHQALLAEDPPEPGTSGVEQGGSCGGRSATNNFEVQGSNAPTQTTPWQHRPGSPAGRLQYAGERAHRNPAQCSAPLEDCRNDRIGQYEGVVTGARIICTHMHDFTCSIANHLYVY from the exons ATGGCGCAATTGCCAGGGCGACAAGAGCGTTTTGGCCACGAGGAAACAGAGACGCTCGTGCGTGAGGTGAAGGCCCGCGAGCACGAAATTTTCGGGGATGCTAGAACGCCACCAAAACTCCCCGAGGTGAAGCAGGCGTGGGAGGAGGTCGCGGCGAGCGTGTCCTCGTCTTCTGGCATCACTAGAACAGCTGCACAATGCCGTAAACGGTACAGTGATGTCAGGAGACGGGGAAAGCAAAAGCTCGCCGTGAACCGAAAGCAGCGTTTGGAGACGGGAGGGGGACCGGGCAATATTGAGGATCTGACGCCAGTGGAGGACCTCGCTGCCTCCACCCTCAGTGCAGAAAGCATTGAGGGATTTGGAGGGTTAGAAGTCGGCGTCCAACATCAAG CTCTGCTGGCTGAAGATCCTCCTGAGCCCGGAACCAGTGGAGTAGAGCAGGGGGGCAGTTGTGGAGGGAGGAGTGCCACCAACAACTTCGAGGTCCAGGGGAGCAACGCGCCGACCCAGACCACGCCGTGGCAGCATCGGCCAGGATCTCCAGCAGGCCGGCTTCAATATGCTGGAGAGAGAGCTCATCGGAATCCAGCACAGTGTTCGGCGCCTCTGGAAGACTGTAGGAATGACAGAATTGGCCAGTATGAAGGAGTCGTGACTGGAGCCAGGATAatttgtacacacatgcacgactTCACATGCAGCATTGCAAATCACCTGTACGTTTATTGA
- the os9 gene encoding protein OS-9 isoform X2 codes for MAASMVRWLRGLYVFFLTCLFSVFAFLNLEELNEMKYGIQILSDPVIMGQAQSEDVMLVSSKFKQRYECRLPAQALLFQPHSPSEAPPTSANSYSGPTISELLQPMSNAPCLIKTKDWWTYEFCYGKHIRQYHLEDSEIKGDVLFLGYYSSEFDWTNETAKASKQHRLRRYHSQAYTNGSKCDLNGNPRETEVRFACEEGSVDYIARVDEPQSCRYVVTIQTSRPCSHPFLRPPPSTRPQPIICQPALSPQQYMDYVKAQVSDTKRKVEQISEELKTLDEILSKDEGTDADGAAEMTEATVESIDTETTEFQPEENNILESESKPVDQPEDPEAQPVAEDVSQGDQLQDNEVFGEEKFNFRIISDPADLMKFVQHLRESSQRSESEEEDDEQPALKEKTGAKEGRGGAGDTKEEEGDEDERLLQEFEEEMADVSIPAEKRKEIKEEMQKEFSNIIDEAQQELESEGLKGEFDRSQATHTLENTLDKLLDRLQDKGDEEPTPTHTHTHTHSHSHTQTQTHTHSQTPAEDQTDQTDPQTTEKEKHPDPASRVPKHPGKIEVKILSRKTVEEAGDQWLSEEDTKSFRELLINLLTGGTEEVYKEQKRQQELEDNYKFVWGREQPDDSQSAASSDGQTTVVADTDDLEL; via the exons ATGGCGGCTTCCATGGTTAGGTGGCTGCGAGGATTGTACGTCTTCTTCTTGACGTGCCTCTTTTCTGTATTCGCGTTCTTAAATTTAGAGGAATTAAACGAAATGAAATATGGAATTCAGATTTTATCAGATCCTGTAATCATGGGCCAG gcgcaGTCGGAGGATGTGATGCTGGTCAGCAGTAAGTTCAAGCAGCGTTACGAGTGCCGCCTGCCTGCCCAGGCCCTCCTCTTCCAGCCCCACTCGCCCAGCGAGGCCCCTCCCACCAGCGCTAACAGCTACAGTGGGCCAACCATCTCCGAGCTCTTGCAGCCAATGAGCAACGCTCCCTGCCTCATTAAG ACAAAGGACTGGTGGACTTATGAGTTTTGCTATGGAAAGCACATAAGACAGTATCATCTAGAAG ATTCAGAGATCAAAGGTGATGTCCTGTTCCTCGGCTACTACAGCTCAGAGTTTGACTGGACCAACGAGACAGCTAAG GCCTCTAAACAGCACCGGCTAAGGCGCTACCACAGCCAGGCGTATACCAATGGCTCCAAGTGTGACCTCAATGGTAACCCCAGAGAAACCGAAGTCAGG tTTGCATGTGAGGAaggctcagtggactacatagCCCGGGTGGACGAGCCTCAGTCCTGTCGCTACGTGGTGACCATCCAAACCAGCCGGCCCTGTTCCCACCCCTTCCTGCGCCCGCCCCCTTCCACACGGCCACAGCCAATCATCTGCCAGCCTGCTCTCAGCCCCCAGCAGTACATGGACTATGTCAAGGCCCAAGTCT CGGACACCAAGCGCAAGGTGGAGCAGATATCTGAGGAGCTGAAGACCCTCGATGAGATCTTGTCTAAAGATGAGGGAACAGATGCAGATGGTGCAGCTGAGATGACTGAGGCGACGGTGGAGTCTATAGATACGGAGACTACAG aaTTCCAACCAGAAGAGAACAACATCTTGGAAAGTGAATCAAAGCCCGTTGACCAGCCAGAAGACCCAGAGGCTCAG CCTGTTGCTGAAGATGTTTCCCAGGGAGACCAGCTGCAGGATAATGAAG TGTTTGGAGAAGAGAAGTTTAATTTCAGGATCATCTCCGATCCTGCTGACCTGATGAAGTTTGTGCAGCACCTACGTGAAAGCAGTCAGAGG tcagaaagtgaggaggaggatgacgaGCAGCCTGCCCTGAAGGAGAAGACTGGAGCGAAAGAGGGgcgaggaggagcaggagacaCAAAGGAGGAAGAGGGTGACGAGGACGAACGCCTGCTCCAGGAGTTTGAGGAGGAAATGGCCGATGTGTCCATCCCGGCCGAGAAACGCAAAGAGATCAAAGAGGAGATGCAGAAAGAGTTCAGTAACATTATAGATGAG GCCCAGCAGGAGCTAGAGTCGGAGGGCCTGAAGGGAGAGTTTGACCGCTcccaggccacacacacactggagaacaCACTGGACAAGCTCCTGGACCGCCTGCAGGACAAGGGCGACGAGGAGCCaacacccactcacactcatactcacactcacagtcacagtcacacacaaacacagacacacacacactcacagaccccAGCAGAGGACCAGACGGATCAGACTGACCCTCAGACGACCGAGAAAGAGAAACACCCAGACCCAGCCAGCCGTGTTCCTAAACACCCAG GAAAGATCGAGGTGAAGATCCTGAGCCGTAAGACAGTGGAGGAGGCAGGAGACCAGTGGTTGAGTGAGGAGGACACAAAAAGCTTCAGAGAGCTACTCATCAATCTGCTG ACCGGCGGTACTGAGGAGGTCTACAAAGAGCAGAAGCGACAGCAGGAACTAGAGGACAATTACAAGTTTGTGTGGGGCAGGGAACAACCCGACGACAGCCAATCAGCAGCCTCGTCAGACGGCCAGACCACAGTAGTGGCAGACACGGACGACTTGGAGCTCTga
- the os9 gene encoding protein OS-9 isoform X1 produces MAASMVRWLRGLYVFFLTCLFSVFAFLNLEELNEMKYGIQILSDPVIMGQAQSEDVMLVSSKFKQRYECRLPAQALLFQPHSPSEAPPTSANSYSGPTISELLQPMSNAPCLIKTKDWWTYEFCYGKHIRQYHLEDSEIKGDVLFLGYYSSEFDWTNETAKASKQHRLRRYHSQAYTNGSKCDLNGNPRETEVRFACEEGSVDYIARVDEPQSCRYVVTIQTSRPCSHPFLRPPPSTRPQPIICQPALSPQQYMDYVKAQVSDTKRKVEQISEELKTLDEILSKDEGTDADGAAEMTEATVESIDTETTEFQPEENNILESESKPVDQPEDPEAQPVAEDVSQGDQLQDNEVFGEEKFNFRIISDPADLMKFVQHLRESSQRSESEEEDDEQPALKEKTGAKEGRGGAGDTKEEEGDEDERLLQEFEEEMADVSIPAEKRKEIKEEMQKEFSNIIDEAQQELESEGLKGEFDRSQATHTLENTLDKLLDRLQDKGDEEPTPTHTHTHTHSHSHTQTQTHTHSQTPAEDQTDQTDPQTTEKEKHPDPASRVPKHPVRGQVAEGDQVKIRVTKYKLGSVAAGEKDEGKELGESDPQWQQIQDAVKEQLEKAGIKAQGKIEVKILSRKTVEEAGDQWLSEEDTKSFRELLINLLTGGTEEVYKEQKRQQELEDNYKFVWGREQPDDSQSAASSDGQTTVVADTDDLEL; encoded by the exons ATGGCGGCTTCCATGGTTAGGTGGCTGCGAGGATTGTACGTCTTCTTCTTGACGTGCCTCTTTTCTGTATTCGCGTTCTTAAATTTAGAGGAATTAAACGAAATGAAATATGGAATTCAGATTTTATCAGATCCTGTAATCATGGGCCAG gcgcaGTCGGAGGATGTGATGCTGGTCAGCAGTAAGTTCAAGCAGCGTTACGAGTGCCGCCTGCCTGCCCAGGCCCTCCTCTTCCAGCCCCACTCGCCCAGCGAGGCCCCTCCCACCAGCGCTAACAGCTACAGTGGGCCAACCATCTCCGAGCTCTTGCAGCCAATGAGCAACGCTCCCTGCCTCATTAAG ACAAAGGACTGGTGGACTTATGAGTTTTGCTATGGAAAGCACATAAGACAGTATCATCTAGAAG ATTCAGAGATCAAAGGTGATGTCCTGTTCCTCGGCTACTACAGCTCAGAGTTTGACTGGACCAACGAGACAGCTAAG GCCTCTAAACAGCACCGGCTAAGGCGCTACCACAGCCAGGCGTATACCAATGGCTCCAAGTGTGACCTCAATGGTAACCCCAGAGAAACCGAAGTCAGG tTTGCATGTGAGGAaggctcagtggactacatagCCCGGGTGGACGAGCCTCAGTCCTGTCGCTACGTGGTGACCATCCAAACCAGCCGGCCCTGTTCCCACCCCTTCCTGCGCCCGCCCCCTTCCACACGGCCACAGCCAATCATCTGCCAGCCTGCTCTCAGCCCCCAGCAGTACATGGACTATGTCAAGGCCCAAGTCT CGGACACCAAGCGCAAGGTGGAGCAGATATCTGAGGAGCTGAAGACCCTCGATGAGATCTTGTCTAAAGATGAGGGAACAGATGCAGATGGTGCAGCTGAGATGACTGAGGCGACGGTGGAGTCTATAGATACGGAGACTACAG aaTTCCAACCAGAAGAGAACAACATCTTGGAAAGTGAATCAAAGCCCGTTGACCAGCCAGAAGACCCAGAGGCTCAG CCTGTTGCTGAAGATGTTTCCCAGGGAGACCAGCTGCAGGATAATGAAG TGTTTGGAGAAGAGAAGTTTAATTTCAGGATCATCTCCGATCCTGCTGACCTGATGAAGTTTGTGCAGCACCTACGTGAAAGCAGTCAGAGG tcagaaagtgaggaggaggatgacgaGCAGCCTGCCCTGAAGGAGAAGACTGGAGCGAAAGAGGGgcgaggaggagcaggagacaCAAAGGAGGAAGAGGGTGACGAGGACGAACGCCTGCTCCAGGAGTTTGAGGAGGAAATGGCCGATGTGTCCATCCCGGCCGAGAAACGCAAAGAGATCAAAGAGGAGATGCAGAAAGAGTTCAGTAACATTATAGATGAG GCCCAGCAGGAGCTAGAGTCGGAGGGCCTGAAGGGAGAGTTTGACCGCTcccaggccacacacacactggagaacaCACTGGACAAGCTCCTGGACCGCCTGCAGGACAAGGGCGACGAGGAGCCaacacccactcacactcatactcacactcacagtcacagtcacacacaaacacagacacacacacactcacagaccccAGCAGAGGACCAGACGGATCAGACTGACCCTCAGACGACCGAGAAAGAGAAACACCCAGACCCAGCCAGCCGTGTTCCTAAACACCCAG TGCGTGGGCAGGTTGCCGAGGGTGACCAGGTGAAAATCAGGGTGACAAAGTATAAGCTCGGCTCTGTGGCCGCGGGGGAAAAGGACGAGGGCAAGGAGTTGGGGGAGAGCGACCCCCAGTGGCAGCAGATACAGGATGCAGTCAAAGAGCAGCTAGAGAAAGCAGGCATCAAAGCGCAAG GAAAGATCGAGGTGAAGATCCTGAGCCGTAAGACAGTGGAGGAGGCAGGAGACCAGTGGTTGAGTGAGGAGGACACAAAAAGCTTCAGAGAGCTACTCATCAATCTGCTG ACCGGCGGTACTGAGGAGGTCTACAAAGAGCAGAAGCGACAGCAGGAACTAGAGGACAATTACAAGTTTGTGTGGGGCAGGGAACAACCCGACGACAGCCAATCAGCAGCCTCGTCAGACGGCCAGACCACAGTAGTGGCAGACACGGACGACTTGGAGCTCTga